A genomic segment from Vagococcus zengguangii encodes:
- a CDS encoding aromatic acid exporter family protein: protein MKIGLRTVKTAISAPIAIFIAQQIGLLNPASAGIIAILSLTSTKRSTLKVGFERLLSLTLALVIAFVVYHLVGYNALSFGLFLLVFITLSNQFKLNEGIAVNSVLISQFITYKEMTVSNVLNAYFLMILGVGCALLANLYMPDLSKTLRSKQANIDEGIKRILHKMATELMKQQVPSAQAEIVAVKDELSAARKWSKTHTENHFFSDESYFQSYFSMRELQIQSLERMEVILQEIERVDNKGLEIAHILEETASEFSEANDGKLLLDKLQKVYYYYRQTALPINRQEFEDRASLFHFLQEFEHFLEIKKSFLS, encoded by the coding sequence GTGAAAATAGGTTTACGAACGGTGAAAACAGCAATAAGTGCACCTATTGCAATCTTTATTGCGCAACAAATAGGGTTACTAAATCCAGCTTCAGCGGGAATCATTGCGATTTTGAGCCTGACTTCTACCAAGCGTTCTACATTAAAAGTTGGATTTGAACGGTTATTATCGTTAACCTTAGCGTTGGTGATTGCTTTTGTGGTTTATCATTTAGTGGGGTACAATGCTCTTAGTTTTGGCTTGTTTTTACTTGTGTTCATTACGTTATCTAATCAGTTCAAATTAAATGAAGGCATTGCGGTTAATTCAGTTTTGATTTCACAATTTATAACTTATAAAGAAATGACCGTGTCTAACGTCCTTAATGCCTATTTTTTAATGATATTAGGTGTTGGGTGTGCATTATTAGCTAATCTTTATATGCCTGATTTATCAAAAACACTACGCTCTAAACAAGCAAATATTGATGAAGGCATTAAGCGTATTTTACACAAAATGGCGACTGAGTTAATGAAGCAACAAGTTCCTAGTGCACAAGCTGAAATAGTCGCTGTTAAAGACGAATTATCAGCTGCGAGGAAGTGGTCTAAAACACATACAGAAAATCATTTTTTTAGTGATGAAAGTTACTTTCAATCATATTTCTCGATGCGTGAACTACAAATTCAATCGTTAGAGAGAATGGAAGTTATTTTACAAGAAATTGAACGAGTAGATAACAAGGGATTAGAAATTGCGCACATTTTAGAGGAAACAGCTAGCGAGTTTTCGGAAGCAAATGATGGTAAACTATTGTTAGATAAGTTACAGAAAGTCTACTATTACTATCGTCAGACGGCTCTACCGATTAATCGTCAAGAATTTGAGGATCGTGCGAGTTTATTTCATTTTCTTCAAGAGTTTGAGCATTTTTTAGAAATAAAAAAAAGCTTTTTATCTTAA
- a CDS encoding FUSC family protein translates to MTIGQFRLGYRTLKTALSVAICILIFSFFDNHTPVIACLSAIVALREDMSQTYSFGGLRVLGTIIGSLAAVLYYFMQQPIQNKDLATFILIPIFVGLLIIVSDGLNLNKGIVASEATFLIIIFTIPQSQALLYIFERTFDSFIGVFIALTINRLIKPPADATEEEVNEVVEELVNESPDPQTRISELEQELAELRKKITNKTTDSDK, encoded by the coding sequence ATGACAATCGGACAATTTCGTCTAGGCTATCGAACCCTAAAAACTGCGCTTTCGGTAGCTATCTGTATATTAATTTTTAGTTTTTTTGATAACCACACACCTGTTATTGCTTGTTTATCAGCAATTGTCGCATTACGTGAGGATATGAGCCAAACCTATTCGTTTGGTGGACTACGTGTACTAGGGACTATTATTGGTAGTCTTGCAGCCGTTCTCTATTATTTCATGCAACAACCTATTCAAAACAAAGACTTAGCAACCTTCATATTAATTCCAATATTCGTTGGACTGCTAATTATTGTTAGCGACGGGCTTAATTTGAATAAAGGAATCGTTGCAAGTGAAGCCACCTTTTTAATTATTATCTTTACTATTCCACAAAGTCAGGCCTTACTTTATATTTTTGAGCGAACGTTTGATTCATTTATCGGTGTGTTTATCGCCTTAACAATTAATCGTTTAATTAAACCACCTGCTGATGCAACTGAAGAAGAGGTAAATGAAGTCGTTGAGGAACTTGTGAACGAATCACCTGATCCTCAAACACGTATTAGCGAATTAGAACAGGAATTGGCTGAATTACGAAAAAAAATTACCAACAAAACGACTGACAGCGACAAATAG
- the pdhA gene encoding pyruvate dehydrogenase (acetyl-transferring) E1 component subunit alpha, which translates to MAKEKTNTIDFEAQLKNISQEFSTVQVLDENGKVTNPDLMPDLSDEELVELMSRMVWARVLDQRSTALNRQGRLGFYAPTAGQEASQLGSHFALSKEDYLLPGYRDVPQLIQHGLPLTQAFLWSRGHVNGSKYDKDLNALPPQIIIGAQYVQAAGVALGLKKRKKDAVVVTYTGDGGSSQGDFYEGINFAGAAKSNAIFFIQNNGYAISTPRELQTAATTLAQKAVAAGIPGVQVDGMDALAVYAVTKQARDWAVAGNGPVLIETLTFRYGPHTLSGDDPTRYRTKDIEDYWVKRDPLNRLRIFLTEKGLWSEEKEEAVIESAKEEIAAAIKEADAAPKQKVSEFLENMFEVSPQNVAEQIEIYKAKESK; encoded by the coding sequence ATGGCTAAAGAGAAAACAAACACGATTGATTTCGAAGCACAATTAAAGAATATCAGTCAAGAATTTTCTACAGTGCAAGTATTAGATGAGAACGGAAAAGTAACAAACCCAGATTTAATGCCTGATCTTTCAGATGAGGAATTAGTGGAATTAATGAGTAGAATGGTATGGGCTCGTGTATTAGACCAACGTTCAACTGCATTAAACCGTCAAGGACGTTTAGGTTTCTACGCTCCTACTGCTGGACAAGAAGCAAGTCAATTAGGTAGTCATTTTGCATTATCTAAAGAAGATTACTTATTACCTGGATACCGTGATGTTCCTCAATTAATCCAACACGGTTTACCATTAACTCAAGCTTTCTTATGGTCTCGTGGCCACGTAAACGGAAGCAAATATGATAAAGACTTAAACGCATTACCACCACAAATTATCATCGGTGCGCAATACGTTCAAGCTGCTGGTGTCGCTTTAGGTCTTAAAAAACGTAAAAAAGATGCTGTAGTTGTTACTTATACAGGTGACGGTGGATCATCACAAGGGGACTTCTATGAAGGAATTAACTTTGCTGGTGCTGCTAAATCTAACGCAATCTTCTTTATCCAAAACAACGGATATGCTATCTCAACTCCACGTGAATTACAAACAGCTGCTACAACATTAGCTCAAAAAGCGGTTGCTGCTGGTATTCCAGGTGTTCAAGTTGATGGTATGGATGCTTTAGCTGTATATGCTGTAACGAAACAAGCAAGAGATTGGGCAGTAGCTGGAAACGGTCCTGTATTAATCGAAACATTAACATTCCGTTATGGTCCACATACATTATCAGGGGATGACCCAACAAGATACCGTACAAAAGATATCGAAGACTATTGGGTAAAACGTGACCCATTAAACCGTCTACGTATTTTCTTAACTGAAAAAGGTTTATGGTCTGAAGAAAAAGAAGAAGCTGTTATTGAATCAGCTAAAGAAGAAATCGCAGCAGCTATTAAAGAAGCTGACGCTGCTCCAAAACAAAAAGTGTCTGAATTCTTAGAAAACATGTTTGAAGTATCACCTCAAAACGTGGCTGAACAAATTGAAATTTACAAAGCGAAGGAGTCGAAATAA
- a CDS encoding lipoate--protein ligase family protein translates to MLSNYYQFLSTLFPLCYDQVVIASENQFTPFAYTDMLTSQMTKTSQPVLHFWQLEQSVILGMKDSRVPHFKPALTELASQGYHVMLRNSGGLGIVADKGILNISFIIPNPEIASLSISDAYQLVMSIIQTAFSDFPQVVEAKEIIDSYCPGDYDLSIHNRKFAGIAQRRIKEGISVMIYLSVNGNQAKRGQLMRQFYTTGLAEQFGTNGYPPVKPESMANLEELLDTTLTISEVKERVTSAYAKLFTTPLTILTDEALTGNIETQQALARQIERMSDRNEVITDSLGGSNGNTL, encoded by the coding sequence ATGCTAAGCAATTATTATCAATTTTTATCAACTTTATTTCCACTTTGTTATGATCAAGTGGTGATTGCCTCTGAAAATCAATTCACCCCATTTGCTTATACCGATATGTTAACAAGTCAAATGACTAAAACAAGTCAGCCGGTGTTACATTTCTGGCAGTTAGAACAATCAGTGATTCTAGGTATGAAGGATTCGCGCGTTCCCCACTTTAAACCAGCCTTAACAGAATTAGCCTCACAAGGTTATCATGTGATGTTAAGAAATTCAGGCGGACTTGGTATTGTCGCGGATAAAGGTATTTTGAATATTTCCTTTATTATTCCTAACCCTGAAATTGCCTCACTTAGTATTTCAGATGCCTATCAATTAGTCATGAGTATCATTCAAACGGCTTTTAGTGATTTTCCACAAGTAGTTGAGGCAAAAGAAATTATCGATTCATATTGCCCTGGCGATTATGATTTAAGTATTCATAATCGTAAATTTGCAGGAATCGCCCAACGTCGTATTAAAGAAGGCATTAGTGTCATGATATACTTGAGTGTTAACGGCAATCAAGCAAAGCGTGGCCAGTTAATGCGCCAGTTTTATACAACCGGTTTGGCAGAACAATTTGGGACAAATGGTTATCCACCCGTTAAGCCTGAATCAATGGCTAATCTTGAAGAATTATTAGATACAACTTTAACCATTTCGGAAGTAAAAGAACGTGTCACTTCAGCTTACGCTAAACTCTTTACCACACCGCTTACTATCTTAACAGATGAAGCGTTAACTGGTAATATTGAAACGCAACAAGCACTTGCTAGACAAATCGAACGCATGAGTGATCGTAACGAAGTGATTACGGATAGTTTAGGAGGTAGCAATGGAAATACCCTATAA
- a CDS encoding ATP-grasp domain-containing protein, with translation MTNLLIPGQTIGIIGGGKTARMICLSAKKMGMRIGIIDENPKNLASDVADWQIIGAVSDTKKLVEFANKVDMVLYDDEQIKLSDLLALSEVTILPQGKVLVELSKNRIEERAFLENCNVNIAPYRVAHVMVDVYDAVEYLGYPCIIKSAKPLVNQPNVVIIEGMEDISKCADMMAHGPCIVESLIPKTKEISVMVANNGVDKPVFFPISEKAKIHKSLEGSVGPIHLLEELEQEIYRIAEILTLTLRVKGVLTIEMFINDMGIIYVNTISGVPTSDGYFTEYACTLSQTDALVRAACGWPLSLEAREEQWLTIEVDKHHYPQLIGQLPYQKNWQIQVFGANVSMIKDSRAGAGFVAIPVEQLSEAYSDAIGSQIWSD, from the coding sequence ATGACAAACTTATTAATTCCAGGTCAAACGATTGGGATCATAGGTGGTGGAAAAACTGCTCGTATGATCTGTTTGTCCGCAAAGAAAATGGGGATGAGGATTGGAATTATTGATGAAAATCCTAAAAATTTAGCCTCTGATGTAGCAGATTGGCAAATTATTGGAGCAGTTAGTGACACAAAGAAACTAGTTGAATTTGCTAACAAAGTGGATATGGTTCTCTATGACGATGAGCAAATTAAATTATCTGATTTACTAGCTTTATCAGAAGTAACAATATTGCCACAAGGTAAAGTTTTAGTCGAGCTATCAAAAAATCGCATAGAAGAGCGTGCGTTTTTAGAGAATTGTAATGTCAATATTGCACCGTATCGTGTGGCACATGTGATGGTTGATGTTTATGATGCGGTTGAATATTTGGGTTATCCATGTATTATCAAATCAGCCAAACCATTAGTTAATCAACCGAATGTTGTTATTATTGAAGGTATGGAAGATATTAGTAAATGTGCTGATATGATGGCACATGGTCCTTGTATTGTAGAGTCCTTGATTCCTAAGACAAAAGAAATATCCGTGATGGTTGCTAATAATGGCGTGGATAAACCAGTCTTTTTCCCAATTTCAGAAAAAGCTAAAATTCATAAATCATTAGAAGGTTCGGTAGGCCCAATTCATCTATTAGAGGAATTGGAACAAGAAATATACCGAATTGCTGAAATCTTAACCTTAACGCTTCGTGTTAAAGGTGTTTTGACAATTGAGATGTTCATCAACGATATGGGAATTATCTATGTTAATACAATTTCAGGTGTTCCAACATCAGATGGCTATTTTACCGAATATGCTTGTACATTGTCACAAACAGATGCATTGGTTAGAGCAGCCTGTGGTTGGCCGTTGTCACTTGAAGCCCGAGAGGAACAGTGGTTGACCATTGAAGTAGATAAACATCATTACCCACAGTTGATTGGTCAATTACCTTATCAAAAGAATTGGCAAATACAGGTTTTTGGAGCAAATGTTTCGATGATTAAAGATAGTAGAGCAGGTGCTGGTTTTGTGGCGATTCCTGTTGAACAACTATCGGAAGCATACAGTGATGCTATAGGTTCACAAATATGGAGTGATTAA
- a CDS encoding aldo/keto reductase, producing MKSIFLGNKPELEVSQVGIGCMRMAQLSETEVVNYLENAHAQGINFYDHADIYGQGACETIFGKALKQTSFKREDIIIQSKCGIRQGFFDFSKEHIIQSVDQILQRLDVEYLDVLALHRPDTLVEPEEVTEAFTQLRTAGKVRHFGVSNQNPMQIELLKKSLTPAGIELLVNQLQMSLMFTPMLNHGFNVNMQNEAGVMRDGSLIEYSRLNDMTIQAWSPFQYGFFEGPFVDNPKFPELNKALSELAKKYGVTKTGLAIAWISRHPANIQTLIGTMNFERVNEVAQASDITLSREDWYALYRAAGNILP from the coding sequence ATGAAGTCAATTTTTTTAGGTAACAAACCGGAGTTAGAAGTATCACAAGTGGGCATTGGCTGTATGCGGATGGCACAATTAAGCGAAACAGAAGTGGTAAACTATTTAGAAAATGCCCATGCACAAGGGATTAATTTCTATGATCATGCCGATATTTATGGTCAAGGGGCATGTGAAACTATTTTTGGCAAAGCATTAAAACAAACGAGTTTTAAACGTGAAGACATTATCATTCAATCGAAATGTGGCATTCGCCAGGGCTTTTTTGATTTTTCTAAAGAGCATATTATTCAATCAGTTGATCAAATTCTACAGCGTTTAGATGTGGAATACTTAGACGTGCTAGCCTTGCATCGTCCAGATACACTAGTTGAACCTGAAGAAGTGACAGAAGCTTTCACTCAATTAAGAACAGCTGGTAAAGTTCGTCACTTTGGAGTGAGCAATCAAAATCCAATGCAAATTGAGTTACTAAAAAAATCATTAACACCTGCTGGTATTGAGTTATTAGTCAACCAGTTACAAATGAGCTTGATGTTCACGCCAATGCTTAATCATGGCTTCAACGTGAATATGCAAAATGAAGCAGGCGTAATGCGAGATGGTTCATTAATTGAATACAGTCGCTTGAATGATATGACCATTCAAGCATGGTCACCATTCCAATATGGATTTTTCGAAGGACCATTCGTCGATAATCCTAAATTCCCTGAATTAAATAAGGCATTGTCTGAGTTAGCAAAAAAATATGGGGTAACTAAAACAGGTCTGGCAATTGCTTGGATTTCTCGTCATCCAGCAAACATTCAAACATTAATTGGGACAATGAATTTTGAACGCGTCAATGAAGTGGCACAAGCAAGTGATATTACCCTATCTAGAGAAGATTGGTATGCTTTATATCGTGCGGCAGGTAACATTTTACCTTAA
- the rpoE gene encoding DNA-directed RNA polymerase subunit delta: MEIKAFEGVNREELSMIEVAHAILEKRGDIIDFSDLVNQIQNYLGKSDSMIREELSQFYTDLNIDGSFISLGENRWGLRSWYPIDSIDEEVSNFQDDEDEDRPVRKKRKRVNAFIDSDEDAIDYNDDDPEDSDLTIDDDDDYIDDEDEDEEIAEYNKDLSELGADDISDDDDIPEGVEDELTIVDEDDLDSDLDYEDEEDEEEL, encoded by the coding sequence TTGGAGATTAAAGCGTTTGAAGGTGTCAATAGAGAAGAATTATCAATGATTGAAGTAGCACATGCGATTTTAGAAAAGCGTGGAGATATTATTGATTTTTCAGATCTAGTTAACCAAATCCAAAATTATTTAGGTAAATCTGATAGCATGATTCGTGAAGAATTATCACAGTTTTATACAGATTTAAACATTGATGGTAGTTTTATTTCTTTAGGAGAAAATCGTTGGGGCTTACGTTCATGGTATCCAATCGATTCTATCGACGAAGAAGTGTCGAACTTCCAAGATGATGAAGACGAAGATCGTCCAGTACGTAAGAAACGTAAACGCGTTAATGCCTTTATCGATAGCGATGAAGATGCGATTGATTACAATGATGATGATCCAGAAGATAGTGACTTAACAATCGATGACGATGATGATTATATCGATGATGAAGACGAAGATGAAGAAATCGCTGAATACAACAAAGACTTATCAGAATTAGGCGCTGATGATATCTCGGATGACGATGATATTCCAGAAGGCGTTGAAGATGAGTTAACGATTGTGGATGAAGATGATTTAGACAGCGATCTTGACTATGAAGACGAAGAAGATGAAGAAGAATTATAA
- a CDS encoding glycoside hydrolase family 73 protein, which yields MKKYKKKRINRKRKKNYFLSFVVMLLGLVMILMVGTGMLFVKNILTNTVNYGVLDQEHKQEFIQEIAPIAQRNYSQYRVLPSIVLGQAILESDWGRSELASYNNLFGVKAGEHEDKVLFPTQEFVDNQWATVNAYFKVYPTVEAAIIDHNRLFNEGVSWNTQLYHQVLASKNYVEAAQALQQAGYATDPDYASKIINVIETYDLSKYDNNF from the coding sequence TTGAAAAAATACAAAAAGAAAAGAATTAATCGTAAACGAAAGAAAAATTATTTTTTATCGTTTGTTGTGATGCTGTTAGGGTTGGTGATGATCTTAATGGTCGGAACAGGTATGTTGTTTGTAAAAAATATTCTTACCAACACAGTCAATTATGGCGTCTTAGATCAAGAGCATAAGCAAGAATTTATTCAAGAAATCGCACCCATTGCTCAGCGTAACTATTCGCAATATCGTGTATTACCAAGCATCGTTCTTGGACAAGCGATTTTAGAGTCGGATTGGGGAAGAAGTGAACTAGCTTCTTATAATAATTTGTTTGGTGTTAAAGCAGGCGAACATGAGGATAAAGTATTATTCCCAACACAAGAGTTTGTCGATAATCAGTGGGCGACAGTCAATGCGTACTTTAAAGTCTATCCAACAGTTGAAGCGGCGATTATTGATCATAATCGTTTATTTAATGAAGGGGTTTCGTGGAATACACAATTGTATCACCAAGTATTAGCATCTAAAAATTATGTTGAAGCAGCTCAAGCCTTACAGCAAGCAGGTTATGCGACAGATCCGGATTATGCAAGTAAAATAATTAATGTGATTGAAACTTATGATTTATCTAAGTACGACAATAATTTTTAA
- a CDS encoding M15 family metallopeptidase → MSKKILVSLALLMAVMLIINRKEAMSQEHDNKTVSVKQEQTKEVSNNKGASNQSIDTTSDNEQTTSTDKKFLEQVDLSRYDLILVNDSHAFSDEQLPAVTGIIDSNYQVHADLVTPYQKMKEAAAADGISLRVVSTYRSVSYQEQVYEQSISDNINAGMSQQEAEEETAVYVAEPGKSEHHTGLAIDLVDQLWLDAGKGLVPEFIETAAGKWIDEHCAEFGFIIRFPKGKEEITNINYEPWHIRYVGVENAKYITGNQLTLEEFVELVEKIQKEKN, encoded by the coding sequence ATGTCAAAGAAAATATTAGTATCATTGGCCTTATTGATGGCTGTCATGTTGATTATTAATCGTAAAGAAGCGATGAGTCAAGAACATGACAATAAGACAGTGTCTGTTAAACAAGAACAAACTAAGGAAGTAAGTAACAACAAAGGGGCCAGTAATCAGTCAATAGACACTACAAGTGATAATGAGCAAACGACATCAACTGATAAAAAGTTTTTAGAACAGGTTGATTTATCTCGTTATGATTTAATTTTAGTCAATGATTCTCACGCATTCAGTGATGAACAATTACCAGCTGTAACAGGGATTATAGACAGTAATTATCAAGTACATGCAGATTTAGTCACGCCATATCAAAAGATGAAAGAGGCTGCAGCAGCAGATGGCATAAGTCTGCGTGTGGTTTCGACTTATCGCTCAGTGTCATATCAAGAACAAGTTTATGAGCAATCTATAAGTGATAATATCAATGCAGGTATGAGTCAACAAGAAGCTGAAGAAGAAACGGCTGTTTATGTTGCTGAACCTGGTAAAAGTGAACATCATACCGGTTTGGCTATCGACTTAGTTGATCAGCTATGGCTAGATGCTGGTAAAGGATTGGTCCCAGAATTTATTGAGACTGCAGCTGGTAAATGGATTGATGAACATTGTGCCGAATTTGGTTTCATTATTCGTTTTCCAAAAGGTAAGGAAGAGATTACCAATATCAATTACGAACCATGGCATATCCGCTATGTTGGCGTGGAAAATGCTAAGTATATAACAGGAAATCAGTTAACTTTAGAGGAGTTTGTTGAATTAGTTGAAAAAATACAAAAAGAAAAGAATTAA
- a CDS encoding DUF1934 domain-containing protein → MTERNGLPISIQLRTEIYQNEQMDEHFFDVLGQFVQVGDNLYIRYQEPINSEEPTAEPINVTIKIEPDGTVHLIRADYQRMRLRFAYQQEFEANYHTPYGIIPIRTVTNNLRVTLKDKPVSGNVEIDYELHAGQDKLGVYHLRLQFTA, encoded by the coding sequence ATGACGGAACGAAATGGTTTGCCAATTTCCATTCAATTAAGAACAGAAATTTATCAAAATGAGCAGATGGACGAACACTTTTTTGATGTGTTAGGACAATTTGTCCAAGTAGGGGATAATCTATATATTCGCTACCAAGAACCGATTAATTCTGAGGAACCAACAGCAGAACCAATTAATGTGACCATTAAAATTGAACCAGATGGCACGGTACATTTAATTCGAGCTGATTATCAACGTATGCGCCTAAGATTTGCTTATCAGCAAGAATTTGAGGCTAACTATCATACGCCTTACGGGATTATTCCGATTAGAACAGTCACTAATAATTTGCGTGTGACATTGAAAGATAAACCCGTTTCTGGCAATGTCGAGATTGACTATGAATTACATGCGGGTCAGGATAAGTTAGGTGTTTATCATTTACGCCTACAATTTACAGCATAA
- a CDS encoding GntR family transcriptional regulator yields the protein MINIKKKMKAEEKVRLYIKQNIASQKFLPNMKLVEEDIAKELNISRSPVRAALKKLEKENVVRLIPNKGAYITPKQLSTKEFVDRMQMFELLLIHTLVGMEQWEYQFPADSVVFFESFNDKKEIDSQELNELQSTFFDFQKNAYLTDSFKTIIKEVLVYSETSSQFSLRELAILFTQLFLSLFEKVQTHQYAAARKQVRVFVNAISLDVIDNQEIHEEKYLF from the coding sequence GTGATTAACATTAAAAAGAAGATGAAAGCGGAAGAGAAAGTCCGCCTATATATTAAGCAAAATATTGCATCGCAAAAATTTTTGCCAAATATGAAATTAGTAGAAGAAGATATTGCCAAAGAATTAAATATTAGCCGTTCTCCAGTTAGAGCGGCTCTTAAAAAACTAGAAAAAGAAAACGTTGTCAGGTTAATTCCGAACAAGGGGGCGTATATCACGCCTAAACAGCTATCAACCAAGGAATTTGTTGATAGAATGCAAATGTTTGAGTTATTATTAATTCATACATTGGTTGGTATGGAGCAATGGGAATATCAATTTCCAGCTGATTCAGTCGTTTTCTTCGAATCATTTAATGACAAAAAAGAGATTGATAGCCAAGAACTAAATGAATTACAGAGTACTTTTTTTGATTTTCAAAAAAATGCCTATTTAACCGATAGCTTCAAAACGATTATTAAAGAGGTATTAGTTTATTCTGAAACAAGTTCGCAGTTTAGTCTAAGAGAACTTGCCATCCTATTTACCCAACTATTCTTATCTTTATTTGAAAAAGTGCAAACCCATCAATATGCGGCAGCCAGAAAACAAGTTCGAGTATTTGTTAATGCTATCTCATTAGATGTGATTGATAACCAAGAAATACATGAAGAAAAATACCTGTTTTAG
- a CDS encoding DNA/RNA non-specific endonuclease, translating into MSNKKSKNAYKKTKWYSWGAIIVLILSFLGVNVPGVITDFFEVNNGTAKQTEVSNQTSNVPKESGKSEFNTKELEQSSKGWITYQALDHLKRPTGADALLTNDMIGTGSKANKDIKPPGFISGLSPYGHSRGHLIGNQFGGSGNEKKNLVTIYQNPVNSPYMTTYEGKIRDVLNRGGIVRYRVTPLYDGNTLMPAAIEIQAKSIQGKALDFKVVIPNQTEEGVK; encoded by the coding sequence ATGAGTAATAAAAAATCTAAAAACGCCTATAAGAAAACCAAATGGTATTCGTGGGGGGCAATTATTGTTTTAATTTTAAGTTTTTTAGGCGTTAATGTCCCAGGTGTTATCACCGATTTTTTTGAGGTGAATAATGGAACAGCCAAACAAACAGAAGTGAGTAACCAAACCAGTAACGTTCCTAAAGAAAGTGGGAAATCTGAGTTCAACACTAAGGAATTGGAACAATCATCAAAAGGTTGGATTACGTACCAAGCCCTAGATCATCTAAAACGTCCAACTGGCGCCGATGCGTTATTAACTAATGACATGATTGGGACCGGTTCAAAAGCCAACAAGGACATTAAACCACCGGGCTTCATCTCAGGACTTTCACCTTATGGTCATTCACGCGGCCATTTAATCGGGAATCAATTTGGTGGTAGTGGGAATGAAAAAAAGAATCTGGTGACGATTTATCAAAATCCGGTTAATAGTCCCTATATGACAACCTATGAAGGAAAAATTCGCGATGTCTTGAATCGCGGTGGTATTGTGCGCTATCGTGTGACACCTTTGTATGATGGTAACACGTTAATGCCAGCTGCCATTGAAATCCAAGCCAAAAGCATCCAAGGAAAAGCTTTAGACTTCAAAGTCGTGATTCCTAATCAAACCGAAGAAGGAGTCAAATAA
- a CDS encoding alpha-ketoacid dehydrogenase subunit beta, which translates to MAQKTMIQAITDALAIELEKDENVLIFGEDVGNNGGVFRATEGLQAKFGEDRVFDAPLAESGIGGLAFGLALEGYRPVPEIQFFGFIFEVMDEVVAQMARTRYRLGNTRNMPITIRAPFGGGVHTPELHADNLEGLIAQSPGIRVVIPSNPYDAKGLLISAIRDNDPVIFLEHMKLYRSFREEVPEGEYTVPLDKAAVTKEGTDVSIITYGAMVRESLKAAEALEKDGINVEIIDLRTVAPLDVETIIASVEKTGRVVVVQEAQKQAGVSAQVIAEISERAVLSLEAPIGRVAAPDTIFPFGQAESAWLPNASDIEAKVREVYEF; encoded by the coding sequence ATGGCACAAAAAACAATGATTCAAGCGATTACTGACGCATTAGCAATCGAACTTGAAAAAGACGAAAATGTTTTAATCTTCGGTGAAGACGTAGGTAACAATGGTGGGGTATTCCGTGCTACTGAAGGCCTACAAGCAAAATTTGGTGAAGATCGTGTATTCGATGCTCCATTAGCAGAATCAGGAATCGGTGGTTTAGCTTTCGGTTTAGCTTTAGAAGGTTACCGTCCAGTACCTGAAATCCAATTCTTCGGATTCATCTTCGAAGTTATGGATGAAGTAGTAGCTCAAATGGCACGTACTCGTTACCGTTTAGGAAACACACGTAACATGCCTATCACAATCCGCGCGCCTTTCGGTGGTGGTGTACATACACCTGAATTACATGCTGATAACTTAGAAGGTTTAATTGCACAATCTCCTGGTATCCGTGTGGTAATTCCATCAAACCCATATGACGCTAAAGGATTATTAATTTCAGCTATTCGTGATAACGACCCAGTTATCTTCTTAGAGCACATGAAATTATACCGTTCATTCCGTGAAGAAGTTCCAGAAGGTGAATACACTGTTCCTTTAGATAAAGCTGCAGTAACTAAAGAAGGTACTGACGTATCTATCATTACTTACGGTGCAATGGTTCGTGAATCATTAAAAGCCGCTGAAGCTTTAGAAAAAGACGGAATCAATGTAGAAATCATTGACTTACGTACAGTAGCTCCTTTAGATGTTGAAACAATCATCGCTTCAGTTGAAAAAACTGGTCGCGTTGTTGTCGTTCAAGAAGCTCAAAAACAAGCTGGTGTATCAGCACAAGTTATTGCTGAAATCTCTGAACGTGCAGTTCTTTCATTGGAAGCACCTATCGGACGTGTTGCAGCTCCTGATACAATCTTCCCATTCGGTCAAGCTGAAAGCGCATGGTTACCAAACGCATCAGACATCGAAGCAAAAGTTAGAGAAGTATACGAATTCTAA